GACATCGGCCACTTGCTGACCCACCTTGCGGATCGGATTCAGCGCGGCCCGGGGATTCTGGAAAATCATCGAGATTTCCCGGCCACGTAAATCACGCATGTCCTTTTCCCGGGCCTTATGGATATCCATACCGCCGTAGACGATCCGGCCATTGGCAATACTGCCGGCCCGGTCGAGGATGCGCATTACCGCGTAGGAGGTCACCGACTTGCCGGATCCGGACTCCCCGACAATCCCCAGGGTTTCGCCCTTGGCCAGCTGCAGGGAGACGTCATCGATCGCGCGGACAATGCCGTTGCGGGTGGAGAAATCCACGCTCAGGTGCTGGACATCCAGCAACGGTATACCTTTCGATATCTCGTTCATCCCGTCTCCTCAAGTGCGACGCTGGGGATCGACGAGATCCCGCAGGCCGTCGCCGATCAGGTTGAAGGTGAAAACCGCCAACATCAGGGCCAACCCCGGGAAAAGGGCCAGCCACCACTCGCCGGAAATGATGAAGTTGGCGCCTTCGGCCACCATGATGCCCCACTCCGGCGTCGGCGGTTGAACACCCAGACCGATAAACGACAGGCCGGCGGCATTGAGGATCGCCCACCCCATGTTGAGGGAGATCTGGACCATCATCGGCGGGAGGGTATTGGGGAAGACGTGGCCGAACAGCACCCGCAGTTCGGAATTGCCGGACAGCCGGGCCGCCTGCACGAAACCGACATTGCGGCGAATACTGACTTCGGCCCGGGCCATGCGCGCATAGAACGGCAGGTTGATGATGGCCGTGGCGTAGACGATGTTTTCCACCGTGTTGCCGGCCGCCGCGACGATACCCATGGCCAGCACGAACAGCGGGAAGGCCATGATGGTATCCACCAGGCGACCGGTGATCCGGTCGGTCCAGCCACCGAAATAGCCGGCGAAGGCGCCCATCACGGAGCCAATCACGAAGGAGATGGCGACCGCCGAGACCGAAATGAGCAAATCGAGTCGGGTTGCTGCAACCACACGGGAGAATACATCCCGGCCCAGGTGATCGGTGCCAAACCAGTGGGTGCCGCTCGGCGGCTGAAGCGCAGGCCCGACACCCGTGACTATCGGATCGTAGGGCACCAGCGCCGGCCCCAGGATCGACATCAATACGAATAGCGCGAACAGCCCGAATGCCAGGCCTGTCACGGGATTGTCTGCCATCACGTGTTTCAGGTGCTGCCAGTATCCGGACCGCGGTCGCGCAGCTGCGGGTGGCGTTTTGGGTGAGGTTATCGCGGTCATTTCAGCTCTCCTCGCCCACCCGCGGGTCGATCAGTGTGTAGATGACGTCGATCAGCAGGTTCAGGCCAACGAACAGCAAGGCCATACACAGTACAAATCCCTGGACCGCCGCATAGTCCGAGACCACCAGCGCCTCCACCGCAAAGGAACCGATACCGGGCCAGGCAAACACTTTTTCCACAAGCACGTTGGCACCCAAGAGGAACGAGAACACCATGCCAAGGGTCGTGACTACCGGTAAAAGCGCATTGCGGAAGGCGTAGGTGATCAGGACCCGGTGCCCGCTCAGGCCGGCTGCGCGGGCGGTGCGGACGAACTCGCTACCCAGCGTCTGCAGCATGGCAGCGCGGGTCATGCGAGCGATGGGGGCGAGCACAAAGAGCGTCAGGGTAATCAGGGGCAACGCCAGCTGTGCCAACGCGGCGCGGAAGACCTCCCAGTCGCCGGCAATCAAGGCATCTATGGTATAGAAGCCCGTTACCGGATCCGGCGGCAGATACAGGAGATCCAGCCGCCCCATGGGCGCCGGCGCCCAGCCCAGCAGGTAGTAGAAGACATACATCAAGGCGAGGCCGGTAAAGAAGATCGGCAGGGACACGCCGGCCGTTACCAGGAAACGGCACAGGTGATCGATCCAGCTATTGGGCCGGGTGGCGGCCATCACGCCCAGGGGTACCGCAATGACAAACGCCAGCAGCAAGGCCCCGAGCGTCAGTTCGAGGGAGGCGGGCAATCGGGTCGCCAGCTCCGAGGTGACGCTCTGGCCTGTGGATATTGCCGTCCCCAACTCGCCCTGCGCCAGGTCGCCGACATAGGCCACGAACTGGATCGGCATGGGCTTATCCAGCCCCAGGTTCTTGCGCACCGCCTCGATGGACTCGGCATCGGCCATCTGTCCGGCGAAATACGCCGCCGGATCTCCGGGGAGCGCCCGGGTCAGCAGGAAGCACACCACCAGGATGCCGAAAATGGTTGGAATGGCCTGTAGCAGGCGCATTCCAACCCGGCGGCTCTTGATCGCCAGGGACATAGCAGGCTCCTTGCCGAATCAGGCGGGCTTGAGGGGGCGCACGTCCATCTGGCGATGGAACCAGTATTCGTACCCCTGGATGTCGGGGCTCATGGCCACGTTGAGGGTCGGCTGCCACAGGGGTATCCGCGGAATATCCTCAAACGCCATTTCGATCATCCGTGTCACGTTGGGCGCGTAGCGGGGATCGTCCATTGGCATGTCCAGTGTTTCATCTACCAACTTGGCCATCTCCGGATCGCCGTAGTTGTAGGAATTGAACAGGTTGCCTTTGATGTAGGCCCAGAAGAAGTAATAGTCCGGCGTGTTGAGCCAGCCGCCGAAGTTCTCCATATGCAGCGGCAGCTTCTTTTCCACCAGGGCGATGGTCCGCCAGTTGGCGCCGGGGATCTTCTCGATGGTGGTCCGGATGCCGATCTTGCCAAGTCCCTGTTGAATCAGCAGCGCCGCAGGTTCTGCCCAGTCCGCATGGGACAGGCTGAAGGAGAGCGGTACGTCGAAGCCATCCTTGTAGTCGGTCTGGCTCAACAGTTCTTTTGCCTTTTCCAGGTTGTAGTCGTAGGGCGAGGGTTGGGGCCAGGCAATGGAATCCACGCCGGCGATGCCGCCCCACATGGGCACACCCTGGCTGTAGGCCGCCTGCTCGAAGATCGCCTGGTAGGGAATCGCCCACGCCACCGCCTGGCGGACCCGCTTGTCCTGGAAGGGTTCGAAATTGAGGTTGGTGCACAGGGAATAGATGCAGTTCTCTATAGGCGTACTTACGACCTTCACACCGGACTTTTCGGCCAGCTCCTTGGCATCCTTGTTGGGGATATTCTGGGAGATGCCGACATTACCCCGTTCGATCAATGCGCGGCGGGTCGACTGGGCCGGTATCTCCCGCACAATCACCCGCTGGAAACCTGGCTTGGGGCCGCTGGCCCAGTCTTCATTACGTTCGTAGACCAGCTGCTGGCCCGGGTCCCAGCGGTTGACCTTGAAGGCCCCCGAGCCGGCCGGATTGCGGTGGAGGTAATCCGTTGCCCAGGGATCATCATCGGTGGCTTCTTCTTTCGCGACGGTGGCATTGATGACAATGGGAATAGGCGTTGCCAGATCCGGCAATGACAATTTCGACGGGAACGGCAGGGTGATACGGAAAGTGCGGTCGTCCACGGCCTCGAACTGTTCCGGACTGGTAAATCGGCCCGCCTTCATCTGTACGGTTGGAAAGCCGCCGAGAGAAACAGCCCTATCGAACGACCATTTCACGTCGTGGGCGGTGACCGGCTTGCCGTCCCAGAAGGTGGCGCCTTCACGCAGGGTAAAGGTCATGACGGTACCGTCTTCACTTATTTCCCAGGACTCGGCCAGTTCCGGCTCTACGTTGTCGTAATCGTATGAGAGGGAACCATCGTCGAGGGTCTTGGTGCCGAAGGTAACCAGACGGTCATAGCAGTTGATGGCCACCTGGTAGCTGTCACGGTTGGTCCCGCTCCTGTGGATATCCAGGCTGTTGACCGTACCGCCGAAGACGACCACCGCGGTATCCGAGGTCGCCGCCTGGGCAGGCATGGATTTCAGCAGTGGCAGGACGCTGGCTCCAAGGGACAGGGCGGTTGCCCCCTTGAGGGCTCCTCCAAGAAAGTCACGGCGCTTCATTTTGCATGCTCCTTCGCATTTTAATTAGCGAATGTGCATGCACCTGATGTGCCAGCGACGAATTCCGGCCTTCTCAGTAGCTCAATAAATACTTATAAATTAGTTATTTACATGTATAGGCAAGGGTCATTGCGAGGTTTGTATGCAGATAGAGAAACTTCCCGTGAATTTGGTATGCACTATTCACAGGCAGAAAAACGGATAGCGCACCAAAGGGCCGCCCTGACATAAAAGGCTGGTGCAGGAGCCCATAAAAAGGTTCATCGCACTTTAGCGAGAATTCTTGTAGTGCAGAGCAGTCCGGGAATGGGCAGCCAGAGGACTGCTCCGAAGCTGAAGCGTCTGCTACATTTTCCAGATAACTCGAGCATGTAGCAGATGCTTTAGCTTCTGAGGCGCCGAAGGTGTCCATGGTCTTAAAACGCGTGCAAAGGACACCCGGCTCCCTGCCACGCCAATGCGCGATGAACCACAAAAAAGCCGGTACTGGATGACGCCAGTACCGGCTTTTCTTCTAGCTATCGATCAAAGACCGTACTTGTCCTCGATCGCTTCGTACATGCCGTTTTCACGAATGGTTTCCAGGCCTTCCTTCAATTCCTCGATCACCTCGTCCGGGGTATTCGGGTTCATGGCCAGGTAGAGTTCGGTCTTGTTGAACGAGTAGACCGGCACCAGACCTTCCACATCCTGCTGGGAGGCGAAGTAGGGACCCGCCAGGCGATCAGCGATCCACAGGTCGATCTGCTCTAAAGCCAGACGCTTGGGGTTGAGGTCGTCACTATCCAGTTGGGACACCGTGTAGCCACGCTTGAGCAGGTACTCGGTCATGACGTCACCACGGTAGCCCCCGATGGTCATGCCCTTGGCGTCTTCCAGCTCATCCATTTCGATATCGCTGCCCGGGGGGGCAAAGACGGTCCACAGGTTGCGGGTCAGAGGGCCCACCCACTTGAATCGCGGTGCACGATCCTCGGTGTACGTAGTGCAGAAGATACCGTGGTTGGGCTTGTCCAGTACGCGGTTGTAGCCGTAGTCCCAGTTGCGCAGCTTGATGATGTATTCCAGGTCGGTATGGGACATGATCGCCTTGACCATTTCCGTGCATAGACCATCGATATCCTCCCCCGTGTGCTCAAAAGCGCGGCCGGAGGCGCTCATGTTGTAGGGCGGGAAGTTTTCAGTGTAGAAATAAAGCTTTTCGGCAGCCTGGACACCGGTCGCCGGCAACAGGGACAGGGCGAGCAACCCCAGAACGAGCACTTTGCGCATGGCAGGGAATCTCCACGATTTCTTTTTTCTTCGCAGTCCGGAAGGACTCCGGACGAAAGGTAAATCGTCCGAAAGTCTACCCTAAGGCCGGACCGCATTGCGTCTGCTTCCCTGTTCGTTTTTGTAAAACTGCGGCGTATGTAAGCCTATGAATCAACGTACTAAATTTTTATTCACCTGTTAATTCATACACCTAACGATGGCTAGAGTCCGTACTTTTCCTCGATGGCGCCGTACATACCATTGTCGTGGATGGCCTTAAGGCCCGCTAGCAATTCCTCAATGACTGCGTCGGAGGTCTTGGGATTCATGGCCAGGTAGAGTTCGGTCTTGTTGAAGGAATAGGCCGGTATCAGGCCATCGACGTCCTGCTGTGAGGCCATGTAGGGACCTGCCAACCGGTCGCCGATCCAGACGTCGATCTGGCCCAGGGCCAACCGCTTTGGGTTCAGGTCGTCGCTATCGAGGGCCGATACCTTATAACCGTGCTTGAGCATGTAGACCGTCTTCACGTCATTTCGATAGCCACCGATCGTCATACCCTTGATATCAGAGAGGCTGTCGATCGTCAGCTTGCTACCGGGCGGCGTGAAGATGGTCCATTCGTTGCGGGTCAACGGACCGACCCATTTGAATAACGGCGCACGATCCTCGGTATAGGTGGTGCAGAACAGGCCATGGTTGGGCTTATCCAGCACCTTGGTGTAGCCGTAGTCCCAGGTCCGCAGCTTCATGCGGTACTCCAGCTCGGTGTGGGACAAGATGGCCTTGACCATCTCGGTACACAGGCCCTCGATACGGTCCTCGCTATGCTCAAAGGCGCGGCCGGAGATGCTCATGTTGTAGGGCGGGAAATTTTCAGTGTAGAGGTAGATCTTCTCCTTATCCGCGCCCTGGACAGCAGCGGGTAACAACAGGGTCAGCAACAACGAGCAGAAAACAGGAACCTTGCCCATGACTTGGATCTCCGGGGGGTGCATCTCAACTTCAGACACCGGGAGATTGCATAGTCCAAGCCAGTTTTATCGGTTCGCGTAAGCTCGCATCAACACTGGAGTTTTCCCCCGGAAACCATGATCTCATCGCGCAACGTGTTGAAATCATGGTTTGTATTGGTGCCCCCATGCGCGCTTTGGGGGCACTATCAGGCTACTTGCCGATGCAGAAACTGCTGAATATCTTCCCGAGCAGATCGTCCGGCGTCATCGCACCGGTAATTTCCCCCAGAGCATCCTGGGCCATCCGCAGGTCTTCGGCCAGGAGTTCGCCTGCTCCATACCCCTCCAACTGGGCTTGCCCCTGAACCAGGCAGTCGCGGGCCTTTTCCAGGGCAACCAGATGACGGCGGCGGGCCAGGAAACCACCTTCGGTGGTGGTCGCATATCCCATACAGGCTTTCAGGTGATCCCGCAGGACATCGAGTCCCTCGCCGGACTTGGCAGCGATGCGAATGATCGGAGCAGCGTCGTCATCACTGTAGCCGGCGGCCTCGCCGCTCAGGTCGACCTTGTTGCGGATCACCGTCAGCGGCGCATTGTTCGGCAACTGATGGATAAAATCAGGCCAGATCGCCTCGGGCCGGGTTTCACCGGTTGTGGTGGCATCCACCATCAACAGGATGCGGTCGGCCTGCCGGATTTCGTCCCAGGCCCGGGCGATACCGATCTGTTCCACTTCGTCCGGGCTGTCACGCAAACCGGCCGTATCGATCACATGCAAGGGCATTCCATCAATGTGGATATGTTCGCGTAACACGTCCCGGGTCGTGCCTTCTATCGCCGTAACGATTGCCGCTTCGCGTCCGGCCAGCGCATTGAGCAGACTGGATTTGCCGGCATTGGGGCGGCCCGCGATGACGACCCGCATGCCGTCGCGCAGGATAGTACCTTGCTGTGCTTCGGCCAGGATCGTAGCCAGGTCGTCCATGATGGTTTGCAGATCCCCGGCGACCTTGCCATCCGCCAGGAAGTCGATCTCCTCTTCGGGAAAGTCGATCGCGGCCTCCACATAGATACGCAGGTGGGTAAGTGATTCCACCAACGTTTCGATACGCTGTGAGAAGGCACCCTGCAACGACCGGATGGCGCAGCGGGCCGCCTGTTCAGAACTACTCTCAATCAGGTCGGCAATGGCTTCGGCCTGGGTGAGGTCCACCTTGTCATTGAGAAAGGCCCGCTCGGAGAACTCGCCAGGCCGCGCCAGCCGTGCTCCCTGTTCACAGACTTCCCGCAGCAACAGATCCAGGATCACGGACCCCCCGTGACCATGAAGCTCGAACACGTCTTCACCCGTGAACGAGTGGGGGTTTGGGAAATACAGGCCCAGCCCCTCATCGATGACCGATCCATCGCTGGCGCGAAATGGCCCGTAGTGGGCATAGCGGGGTCTGGGAGCGAACCCGAGGATACGCTGGGCGATGATTCCGGCATCCGGGCCTGACAGACGAATAATCCCCACACCGGCCCGGCCGGGTGCGGTGGCAATGGCAGCAATGGTGTCGGTGGTGTGCATAGGTCGATTACCCGGCGCGGCCTGGAGCCAGCGTCAAACAGTCAAAGTGCATGCTAAACGAAACAGGGCCCCTTGCGGAGCCCTGTTAATCGGTTTGCCAAGTCCTGTGGATAACTCCAGGTCAGGCCTTCTTACCGATGCCTTCCGCCTCGATCTTGCGTGTGATGTACCACTGCTGAGCAATGGACAGCACGTTGTTCACCAGCCAGTAGAGCACCAGGCCCGCCGGGAACCAGAGGAAGAACACGGTGAAGATCAATGGCATCAGTTTCATCACCTTCGCTTGCATGGGATCCGGCGGTGTCGGGTTCAGGCTCATCTGGATGAACATACTCGCACCCATCAGGATCGGCAGGATGAAGTACGGGTCCATCACCGACAGGTCGTGTATCCACAGGACAAAGGGCGCATGTCGGAGCTGCACGCTCTCGAAAAGAACCCAATACAGCGAAATGAACACCGGCATCTGTACGAGGATAGGTAAACAGCCGCCCAACGGATTGATCTTCTCCCGTTTGTAGAGCGCCATCATTTCCTGGGACATCCGCTGTCGGTCATCACCGTAGAGTTCACGCAATCGAGTCAGCTGTGGCGCCACGGCACGCATACGCGCCATGGACCGATAGCTGGTCGCGGAAAGCTTGAAGAACAGCAGCTTGACCGAGACCGTCAGCAGAATGATAGCTACGCCCCAGTTGCCCACCAGATCATGGAACCAGTCCAGCACAATGAACAGGGGCAGGGCGATAAAGAACAGGAAGCCGAAGTCGACCGTGCGGTCCAGGTTCGGTGCGACGGTTTCCAGCCGTTCGATAATCTTTGGCCCCACGTAGGCACGAGCCCCGACTTCCGCCTGTTGGCCTGGCTCGACGGTCGTTGCTCCACTGACGAAGCCCATGACTGTGAGGTTATTACGCTGTGCCGTCTGGTATTTGTGCTGGCTGTCGGCGTCTGGAA
The window above is part of the Marinobacter nanhaiticus D15-8W genome. Proteins encoded here:
- a CDS encoding ABC transporter substrate-binding protein produces the protein MKRRDFLGGALKGATALSLGASVLPLLKSMPAQAATSDTAVVVFGGTVNSLDIHRSGTNRDSYQVAINCYDRLVTFGTKTLDDGSLSYDYDNVEPELAESWEISEDGTVMTFTLREGATFWDGKPVTAHDVKWSFDRAVSLGGFPTVQMKAGRFTSPEQFEAVDDRTFRITLPFPSKLSLPDLATPIPIVINATVAKEEATDDDPWATDYLHRNPAGSGAFKVNRWDPGQQLVYERNEDWASGPKPGFQRVIVREIPAQSTRRALIERGNVGISQNIPNKDAKELAEKSGVKVVSTPIENCIYSLCTNLNFEPFQDKRVRQAVAWAIPYQAIFEQAAYSQGVPMWGGIAGVDSIAWPQPSPYDYNLEKAKELLSQTDYKDGFDVPLSFSLSHADWAEPAALLIQQGLGKIGIRTTIEKIPGANWRTIALVEKKLPLHMENFGGWLNTPDYYFFWAYIKGNLFNSYNYGDPEMAKLVDETLDMPMDDPRYAPNVTRMIEMAFEDIPRIPLWQPTLNVAMSPDIQGYEYWFHRQMDVRPLKPA
- a CDS encoding substrate-binding periplasmic protein, which gives rise to MGKVPVFCSLLLTLLLPAAVQGADKEKIYLYTENFPPYNMSISGRAFEHSEDRIEGLCTEMVKAILSHTELEYRMKLRTWDYGYTKVLDKPNHGLFCTTYTEDRAPLFKWVGPLTRNEWTIFTPPGSKLTIDSLSDIKGMTIGGYRNDVKTVYMLKHGYKVSALDSDDLNPKRLALGQIDVWIGDRLAGPYMASQQDVDGLIPAYSFNKTELYLAMNPKTSDAVIEELLAGLKAIHDNGMYGAIEEKYGL
- a CDS encoding ABC transporter permease; protein product: MSLAIKSRRVGMRLLQAIPTIFGILVVCFLLTRALPGDPAAYFAGQMADAESIEAVRKNLGLDKPMPIQFVAYVGDLAQGELGTAISTGQSVTSELATRLPASLELTLGALLLAFVIAVPLGVMAATRPNSWIDHLCRFLVTAGVSLPIFFTGLALMYVFYYLLGWAPAPMGRLDLLYLPPDPVTGFYTIDALIAGDWEVFRAALAQLALPLITLTLFVLAPIARMTRAAMLQTLGSEFVRTARAAGLSGHRVLITYAFRNALLPVVTTLGMVFSFLLGANVLVEKVFAWPGIGSFAVEALVVSDYAAVQGFVLCMALLFVGLNLLIDVIYTLIDPRVGEES
- the mnmE gene encoding tRNA uridine-5-carboxymethylaminomethyl(34) synthesis GTPase MnmE, whose protein sequence is MHTTDTIAAIATAPGRAGVGIIRLSGPDAGIIAQRILGFAPRPRYAHYGPFRASDGSVIDEGLGLYFPNPHSFTGEDVFELHGHGGSVILDLLLREVCEQGARLARPGEFSERAFLNDKVDLTQAEAIADLIESSSEQAARCAIRSLQGAFSQRIETLVESLTHLRIYVEAAIDFPEEEIDFLADGKVAGDLQTIMDDLATILAEAQQGTILRDGMRVVIAGRPNAGKSSLLNALAGREAAIVTAIEGTTRDVLREHIHIDGMPLHVIDTAGLRDSPDEVEQIGIARAWDEIRQADRILLMVDATTTGETRPEAIWPDFIHQLPNNAPLTVIRNKVDLSGEAAGYSDDDAAPIIRIAAKSGEGLDVLRDHLKACMGYATTTEGGFLARRRHLVALEKARDCLVQGQAQLEGYGAGELLAEDLRMAQDALGEITGAMTPDDLLGKIFSSFCIGK
- a CDS encoding substrate-binding periplasmic protein — protein: MRKVLVLGLLALSLLPATGVQAAEKLYFYTENFPPYNMSASGRAFEHTGEDIDGLCTEMVKAIMSHTDLEYIIKLRNWDYGYNRVLDKPNHGIFCTTYTEDRAPRFKWVGPLTRNLWTVFAPPGSDIEMDELEDAKGMTIGGYRGDVMTEYLLKRGYTVSQLDSDDLNPKRLALEQIDLWIADRLAGPYFASQQDVEGLVPVYSFNKTELYLAMNPNTPDEVIEELKEGLETIRENGMYEAIEDKYGL
- a CDS encoding ABC transporter permease gives rise to the protein MTAITSPKTPPAAARPRSGYWQHLKHVMADNPVTGLAFGLFALFVLMSILGPALVPYDPIVTGVGPALQPPSGTHWFGTDHLGRDVFSRVVAATRLDLLISVSAVAISFVIGSVMGAFAGYFGGWTDRITGRLVDTIMAFPLFVLAMGIVAAAGNTVENIVYATAIINLPFYARMARAEVSIRRNVGFVQAARLSGNSELRVLFGHVFPNTLPPMMVQISLNMGWAILNAAGLSFIGLGVQPPTPEWGIMVAEGANFIISGEWWLALFPGLALMLAVFTFNLIGDGLRDLVDPQRRT